One genomic segment of Devosia sp. includes these proteins:
- a CDS encoding sugar phosphate isomerase/epimerase has product MATTIKGPAIFLAQFAGDKAPFDTLDNICKWAAGLGYKGVQIPTWVSSFIDLEKAANSKAYADEIKGVVNSHGLEITELSTHLQGQLVAVHPAYDTAFDGFAPAEVHGNPKARTEWAVQTMLNAAKASKNLGLNAHATFSGALAWPYLYPWPQRPAGLVEEAFDELARRWTPILNAFDEAGVDVCYEIHPGEDLHDGVSYEMFLDRVKNHPRANLLYDPSHFVLQQLDYLDYIDIYKDRIKAFHVKDAEFNPTGRQGVYGGFQSWVNRAGRFRSIGDGQVDFPAIFAKMAANDFKGWAVLEWECALKHPEDGAREGAELIQSYIIRVTEKAFDDFASGGTDKAANRKMLGLS; this is encoded by the coding sequence ATGGCCACGACCATCAAGGGTCCCGCGATTTTCCTGGCACAGTTTGCCGGTGACAAGGCGCCTTTCGACACGCTCGACAACATCTGCAAATGGGCGGCCGGCCTCGGCTACAAGGGTGTGCAGATCCCCACCTGGGTATCGAGCTTCATTGATCTCGAAAAGGCGGCCAATTCAAAGGCCTATGCTGACGAGATCAAGGGCGTTGTGAACAGCCATGGCCTGGAGATCACCGAGTTGTCGACCCATCTGCAGGGTCAGCTCGTCGCCGTGCATCCGGCCTATGATACGGCCTTCGACGGCTTTGCCCCGGCCGAGGTTCACGGCAATCCCAAGGCCCGTACGGAGTGGGCTGTTCAGACCATGCTCAACGCCGCCAAGGCGTCCAAAAATCTCGGCCTCAACGCCCATGCGACTTTTTCGGGTGCGCTTGCCTGGCCCTATCTCTATCCGTGGCCGCAGCGCCCCGCTGGTCTTGTCGAAGAGGCCTTTGACGAACTCGCCCGCCGCTGGACGCCGATCCTCAATGCCTTCGACGAGGCAGGGGTCGACGTCTGCTACGAGATCCATCCCGGCGAAGACCTGCACGATGGCGTCTCCTACGAAATGTTCCTCGACCGGGTGAAGAACCACCCGCGCGCCAACCTGCTCTACGATCCGAGCCATTTCGTCCTGCAGCAGCTCGACTATCTGGACTACATCGATATCTACAAGGATCGCATCAAGGCCTTCCACGTGAAGGATGCCGAGTTCAATCCGACTGGCCGCCAGGGTGTCTATGGTGGCTTCCAGTCCTGGGTGAACCGGGCAGGGCGCTTCCGCTCCATCGGCGACGGCCAGGTCGACTTCCCGGCCATCTTCGCCAAGATGGCCGCCAATGATTTCAAGGGCTGGGCAGTTCTTGAATGGGAATGCGCTCTCAAGCATCCGGAAGACGGAGCGCGCGAAGGCGCCGAACTCATCCAGAGCTACATCATCCGCGTCACCGAAAAGGCCTTCGACGATTTCGCCTCCGGTGGTACGGACAAGGCAGCCAACCGCAAGATGCTCGGCCTGAGCTGA
- a CDS encoding Gfo/Idh/MocA family oxidoreductase, which yields MAENGAKRIRLGMVGGGTGAFIGYVHRVAARIDGDFELVAGALSSRPEVARESGKNLGLAEDRIYTSYEEMAAAEAARPDGIEAVAIVTPNHMHYGPTKAFLEAGIHVICDKPITSTLEDARKLLEIKPKNGAKFLLTHNYTGYPLVRQARELVASGALGKLRVVQVEYPQDWLTEPTGDDNKQAAWRTDPARSGAGGCIGDIGTHAYNLARFVTGLKTESVAADLTAFVPGRQLDDNVHIMLRFEGGAKGMLWSSQVAVGNENGLQLRVYGDKGGLEWRQDNPNYMWFTEFGKPKQLLTRGGSISVPPAASMNVRIPSGHPEGYLEAFATLYSQFAAVIRGEGADYEDLLPSMADGIEGMEFITASVKSSGNNSAWTRLSDV from the coding sequence ATGGCTGAAAACGGCGCAAAGCGCATTCGTCTTGGCATGGTCGGTGGCGGCACCGGGGCCTTTATCGGTTACGTGCACCGCGTCGCCGCCCGCATCGACGGGGACTTCGAACTGGTTGCCGGCGCGCTGTCGTCCCGCCCCGAAGTGGCCAGGGAATCCGGCAAAAATCTGGGCCTTGCCGAGGATCGCATCTATACATCCTACGAGGAAATGGCCGCGGCGGAAGCCGCCCGCCCGGACGGGATCGAGGCTGTGGCCATCGTCACCCCCAACCACATGCATTACGGCCCGACCAAGGCCTTCCTCGAAGCCGGCATCCACGTCATCTGCGACAAGCCGATTACCTCGACCCTTGAGGACGCGCGTAAGCTATTGGAAATCAAGCCGAAAAACGGCGCGAAATTCCTGCTGACGCACAATTACACCGGCTACCCGCTGGTGCGCCAGGCTCGAGAACTGGTCGCGTCGGGCGCCCTGGGCAAGCTTCGCGTGGTGCAGGTCGAGTACCCGCAGGATTGGCTGACCGAGCCGACCGGTGATGACAACAAGCAGGCCGCATGGCGTACCGACCCGGCCCGATCAGGCGCCGGCGGCTGCATCGGCGATATCGGTACCCATGCCTATAACCTGGCTCGCTTTGTCACGGGCCTCAAGACAGAATCGGTCGCTGCCGACCTCACGGCCTTCGTCCCCGGCCGCCAACTCGATGACAACGTGCATATCATGCTGCGCTTCGAAGGCGGCGCGAAGGGTATGCTGTGGTCGAGCCAGGTTGCTGTCGGCAACGAAAACGGCCTGCAATTGCGGGTCTATGGCGACAAGGGCGGCCTCGAATGGCGCCAGGACAATCCGAACTACATGTGGTTCACCGAGTTCGGAAAGCCCAAGCAATTGCTCACGCGCGGCGGTTCGATCTCGGTCCCGCCCGCAGCGTCGATGAATGTGCGCATCCCCTCCGGGCACCCCGAAGGCTATCTCGAGGCCTTCGCGACGCTCTACAGCCAGTTTGCCGCCGTTATTCGCGGCGAGGGTGCGGACTATGAAGACCTGCTACCCTCCATGGCCGATGGCATCGAGGGCATGGAGTTCATCACTGCGTCGGTGAAATCGTCCGGCAACAACAGTGCCTGGACGCGGCTCAGCGACGTCTGA